The uncultured Pseudodesulfovibrio sp. genome includes a region encoding these proteins:
- a CDS encoding carboxymuconolactone decarboxylase family protein yields the protein MLESQMELRAENGNNAAIYKKLMPEVAEPYSALNQEVYKDGMISGKHKRLMALVGALCSGCRACILFQCDQAIELGAGVDEILEACAVAVALRGTMGMGETERVVAYLRERGLITE from the coding sequence ATGCTGGAAAGCCAAATGGAATTGCGGGCGGAGAACGGAAACAACGCGGCCATCTACAAGAAGCTTATGCCCGAGGTGGCCGAGCCTTACAGCGCCCTGAATCAGGAAGTCTACAAGGACGGGATGATCAGCGGCAAACACAAACGGCTCATGGCCCTGGTAGGGGCACTGTGCTCGGGGTGCCGGGCGTGCATCCTGTTTCAGTGCGATCAGGCCATCGAGTTGGGTGCCGGGGTGGACGAAATCCTCGAGGCCTGCGCCGTAGCCGTGGCCCTGCGTGGGACCATGGGCATGGGGGAGACCGAGCGCGTGGTGGCCTATCTCCGCGAGCGGGGCTTGATTACCGAATAG
- a CDS encoding DUF456 family protein, translating to MVYVWAILLILGLMLSQLLQIFSLPANWVALALVALWKYIYPESMTWNFVIFFAVAAAAGEAMEFGMQAWGAGRYGASARGNVGGIIGAIAGAIFGAPFFFGLGALLGALGGAWLGCFIAETPGRTRPEALRAAKGAFVGKALGFTLKTAIGAALVILSIPRVWP from the coding sequence ATGGTATACGTCTGGGCCATCCTGCTCATTCTGGGGTTGATGCTTTCACAACTCCTCCAGATATTCAGCCTGCCCGCCAACTGGGTTGCACTGGCTCTGGTGGCACTGTGGAAGTACATCTACCCCGAGTCCATGACCTGGAACTTCGTCATCTTCTTCGCCGTGGCGGCTGCCGCCGGCGAAGCCATGGAGTTCGGCATGCAGGCCTGGGGCGCGGGCCGCTACGGCGCGTCCGCACGCGGCAACGTGGGCGGCATCATCGGCGCGATTGCCGGAGCCATTTTCGGTGCGCCCTTCTTTTTCGGCCTGGGGGCCCTTTTGGGAGCCCTTGGCGGGGCATGGCTCGGCTGTTTCATAGCCGAGACGCCCGGCCGCACCCGGCCCGAGGCCCTGCGCGCGGCCAAAGGCGCGTTCGTGGGCAAAGCCCTCGGCTTCACGCTCAAGACGGCCATCGGCGCGGCATTGGTCATATTGTCCATCCCGCGCGTCTGGCCCTGA
- a CDS encoding phenylacetate--CoA ligase codes for MYYDPVETMDRADLEKLQAERLRETIEIAKRSPFYAERLKGFESGDIKSPADITSLPFTTKDDLRNQYPHGLLARPLEDFVRLHASSGTTGSPVAVFYTQKDLDTWAELMARSMYCCGCRKSDVLQNTSGYGLFTGGLGIHYGSERLGMLTIPAGAGNTKRQIKMILDHQVTVLHIIPSFALYFAQQVREAGYAPEEMPWRIALIGAEPHTEEARAKIEELMHIKAYNSYGLSEMNGPGVAFECLHQKGMHVWEDAYIAEVIDPETGEHVAEGEVGELVMTTLRRDGMPIIRYRTRDLTRFIPGECECGRTHRRIDRITGRADDMMILKGVNIYPMQIEQCLMSMPEVGQNYLIELIREGVSDQMRVKVEIKDEYFVEDMRVLQGLQKRIAKNLCSEILVTPRVELCQSESIPKAQGKAVRVVDLRDKE; via the coding sequence ATGTACTACGATCCGGTAGAAACCATGGACCGCGCCGACCTGGAAAAACTCCAGGCCGAACGCCTCAGAGAGACCATCGAAATCGCCAAGCGCTCGCCCTTCTATGCCGAGCGGCTCAAGGGCTTTGAGTCCGGCGACATCAAGAGTCCGGCGGACATCACCTCCCTCCCCTTCACTACCAAGGACGACCTGCGCAACCAGTATCCCCACGGACTGCTTGCCCGTCCCCTGGAGGATTTTGTCCGGCTGCACGCGTCCAGCGGCACTACCGGCTCCCCGGTTGCCGTGTTCTACACCCAGAAGGACCTGGACACCTGGGCCGAGCTCATGGCCCGGTCCATGTACTGCTGCGGCTGCCGCAAGTCAGATGTGTTGCAGAACACCTCGGGATACGGTCTTTTCACCGGCGGTCTGGGTATTCACTACGGCTCCGAACGGCTGGGCATGCTGACCATCCCCGCTGGCGCGGGCAACACCAAGCGCCAGATCAAGATGATCCTGGACCATCAGGTCACGGTTCTGCACATCATCCCGTCCTTTGCCCTGTATTTCGCACAACAAGTCCGCGAGGCCGGCTACGCGCCCGAAGAAATGCCCTGGCGCATCGCGCTTATCGGCGCAGAGCCCCACACCGAAGAGGCTCGTGCCAAGATCGAGGAATTGATGCACATCAAGGCGTACAATTCCTATGGCTTGTCCGAGATGAACGGTCCCGGCGTGGCCTTCGAGTGTCTGCACCAAAAGGGCATGCATGTGTGGGAAGACGCCTACATAGCCGAGGTCATCGACCCCGAGACCGGGGAGCATGTGGCCGAGGGCGAAGTTGGCGAGCTGGTCATGACCACTCTCAGGCGTGATGGCATGCCCATCATCCGCTACCGGACCCGCGACCTGACCCGCTTCATTCCGGGCGAGTGCGAGTGCGGCCGCACCCATCGTCGCATCGACCGTATCACCGGACGCGCCGACGACATGATGATCCTCAAGGGTGTGAACATCTACCCCATGCAGATCGAACAGTGCCTCATGTCCATGCCCGAAGTTGGCCAAAACTATTTGATCGAGCTTATCCGCGAGGGTGTTTCCGACCAGATGCGCGTGAAGGTGGAAATCAAGGACGAGTACTTCGTTGAAGACATGCGTGTCCTGCAGGGACTGCAGAAACGCATCGCCAAGAACCTGTGCTCCGAAATCCTGGTCACCCCGCGAGTGGAACTGTGCCAGTCGGAATCCATCCCCAAGGCGCAGGGCAAGGCCGTGCGCGTGGTGGACCTGCGCGACAAGGAATAG